One region of Streptomyces leeuwenhoekii genomic DNA includes:
- a CDS encoding MarR family winged helix-turn-helix transcriptional regulator translates to MNMAPTSAPAQEPRWLTDEEQRVWRSYIEAATLLEDHLDRQLQRDAGMPHIYYGLLVKLAESPRRRLRMTELARHAKITRSRLSHAVARLEKNGWVRREDCPSDKRGQFAVLTDEGYEVLSRTAPGHVAAVRHAVFERLSPAQQKSLGEIMRIIAEGLQPSEAGADLPWLR, encoded by the coding sequence ATGAACATGGCACCCACATCCGCACCCGCGCAGGAGCCTCGCTGGCTCACCGACGAGGAGCAGCGTGTCTGGCGCTCGTACATCGAGGCCGCCACCCTGCTGGAGGACCATCTGGACCGCCAGCTCCAGCGTGACGCCGGTATGCCGCACATCTACTACGGCCTGCTGGTCAAGCTGGCCGAGTCCCCGCGCCGGCGGCTGCGGATGACGGAGCTGGCCAGGCACGCGAAGATCACCCGCTCGCGCCTCTCGCACGCCGTCGCGCGCCTGGAGAAGAACGGCTGGGTGCGCCGCGAGGACTGCCCGTCCGACAAGCGGGGTCAGTTCGCCGTACTGACCGACGAGGGGTACGAGGTGCTGAGCCGGACCGCGCCGGGCCATGTGGCCGCCGTACGGCACGCGGTCTTCGAGCGGCTGTCCCCCGCACAGCAGAAGTCCCTCGGCGAGATCATGCGGATCATCGCCGAGGGACTCCAGCCCAGCGAAGCGGGTGCGGACCTGCCCTGGCTGCGCTGA
- a CDS encoding dioxygenase, translating to MSAAAPDRMPALYLSHGAPPLADDPVWPGELAAWAAGLPRPRAILVVSAHWEEAPLALGATRTVPLVHDFWGFPEHYYRVRYEAPGAPELAESVRKLLRAPGRPVQDFPDRGLDHGAYVPLVEMYPGADIPVLQVSLPTLDPAGLMDIGRGLAPLRDEGVLIVGSGFFTHNLAALRQRGVPAWSAEFDEWGRRALEEGDVDALLDFTRTSPAGLLAHPRSEHFAPLFVTMGAADATGELDTQRSVIEGFWMGLAKRSVQFG from the coding sequence ATGTCCGCCGCCGCCCCCGACCGCATGCCCGCCCTCTACCTCAGCCACGGCGCCCCGCCGCTCGCCGACGACCCGGTCTGGCCCGGTGAACTGGCCGCCTGGGCGGCCGGCCTGCCCCGCCCCCGGGCGATCCTCGTGGTCTCCGCCCACTGGGAGGAGGCCCCGCTCGCCCTCGGCGCCACCCGGACCGTCCCGCTCGTCCACGACTTCTGGGGCTTCCCGGAGCACTACTACCGGGTGCGGTACGAGGCCCCCGGCGCACCGGAGCTCGCGGAGTCCGTACGGAAGCTGCTGCGCGCCCCCGGGCGGCCGGTGCAGGACTTCCCGGACCGCGGCCTCGACCACGGCGCGTACGTCCCGCTCGTCGAGATGTACCCCGGCGCCGACATCCCGGTCCTCCAGGTCTCCCTGCCGACCCTCGACCCCGCCGGGCTGATGGACATCGGCCGCGGGCTCGCCCCGCTGCGCGACGAGGGCGTGCTGATCGTCGGCTCCGGCTTCTTCACCCACAACCTGGCCGCGCTGCGGCAGCGCGGGGTACCCGCGTGGTCCGCCGAGTTCGACGAGTGGGGCCGGCGCGCGCTGGAGGAGGGTGACGTGGACGCGCTGCTCGACTTCACCCGCACCTCCCCGGCGGGCCTGCTCGCCCATCCGCGCAGCGAGCACTTCGCCCCCCTGTTCGTGACCATGGGGGCGGCCGACGCGACGGGCGAGCTGGACACCCAGCGGTCCGTGATCGAGGGCTTCTGGATGGGGCTGGCGAAGCGGTCGGTGCAGTTCGGCTGA
- a CDS encoding sigma-70 family RNA polymerase sigma factor: MATRAVARRQSATGETADAASSVRATGGELADRDLVGMYLDEIARTPLLDAAKEVELSQIIEAGVFARQVLDGYEETGADATREELEALVAEGERAKDVFIRSNLRLVVAVARRYPRSGLPLLDLIQEGNAGLVRAVEKFDYRKGFKFSTYATWWIRQAITRSIADQSRTIRLPVHLVEELGRIRRVQREFNREHGREPEPTEIAAELGSTPERVIDVLDWARDPVSLNMSVDDEGETQFGDLLEDTSAVSPEQSVLTLLRSEELDSLIGRLDPRTASIIKMRYGIEDGRERTLTEVGKEHGLTRERIRQIEKHALLELKKLAHDTGFEAAA, translated from the coding sequence ATGGCAACCCGTGCCGTCGCCCGTCGTCAGTCCGCCACCGGCGAGACGGCCGACGCGGCAAGCAGCGTTCGCGCCACCGGCGGCGAGCTCGCCGACCGCGATCTGGTCGGCATGTACCTCGACGAGATCGCGCGCACCCCGCTGCTCGACGCCGCGAAGGAGGTCGAGCTGTCCCAGATCATCGAGGCGGGTGTGTTCGCGCGACAGGTTCTCGACGGCTACGAGGAGACCGGGGCGGACGCCACCCGGGAGGAGCTGGAGGCGCTGGTCGCCGAGGGCGAGCGCGCCAAGGACGTCTTCATCCGCTCCAACCTCCGGCTGGTCGTCGCCGTCGCCCGCCGCTACCCGCGCAGCGGCCTGCCGCTGCTCGACCTGATCCAGGAGGGCAACGCCGGCCTGGTGCGCGCGGTGGAGAAGTTCGACTACCGCAAGGGCTTCAAGTTCTCCACGTACGCCACCTGGTGGATCCGCCAGGCGATCACCCGCTCGATCGCGGACCAGTCGCGCACCATCCGGTTGCCCGTCCACCTGGTCGAGGAGCTGGGCCGTATCCGGCGCGTGCAGCGCGAGTTCAACCGCGAGCACGGCCGCGAGCCGGAGCCCACCGAGATCGCCGCCGAGCTCGGCTCCACGCCGGAGCGCGTCATCGACGTCCTCGACTGGGCCCGTGACCCCGTCTCGCTGAACATGTCGGTGGACGACGAGGGCGAGACCCAGTTCGGTGACCTGCTGGAGGACACCTCCGCCGTGTCGCCCGAGCAGTCGGTGCTGACGCTGCTGCGCAGTGAGGAACTGGACAGCCTGATCGGCCGCCTCGACCCGCGCACGGCCTCCATCATCAAGATGCGCTACGGCATCGAGGACGGCCGTGAGCGGACCCTGACCGAGGTCGGCAAGGAGCACGGACTGACGCGCGAGCGCATCCGCCAGATAGAGAAGCACGCACTGCTGGAGCTGAAGAAGCTGGCTCACGACACCGGCTTCGAAGCGGCGGCGTAG
- a CDS encoding TetR/AcrR family transcriptional regulator translates to MSSTTPISRTSPTERRGSASAAAPASLTERRKAETRMEIARAAAGLFVRRGLRATRAEDIAQAAGIAPRTFYRYFATKEEAVAPLYAAGAQRWAEAVRDAPAGLSLPGALEHAARHTLTPGAGVSAASWEWVRTLVRLADDSPALRKVWAETCHGSERTLAEVLAERIAQGDDRAAAALADSVRLRFAAAVAGAAVRVAVERWALCAAHEESRQGPAALALRNLEALRDFPWEDITEAARPR, encoded by the coding sequence GTGAGCAGCACCACCCCGATATCCCGCACGTCCCCTACCGAACGCCGTGGTTCCGCTTCGGCGGCCGCCCCCGCGTCGCTGACCGAGCGCCGCAAGGCCGAGACCCGGATGGAGATCGCCCGCGCGGCGGCCGGTCTCTTCGTACGCCGAGGGCTGCGCGCCACCCGCGCCGAGGACATCGCCCAGGCCGCCGGGATCGCCCCCCGTACCTTCTACCGGTACTTCGCCACCAAGGAGGAGGCCGTCGCCCCCCTCTACGCGGCGGGCGCCCAGCGCTGGGCCGAGGCGGTCCGCGACGCCCCGGCCGGGCTCTCCCTTCCCGGGGCGCTGGAGCACGCGGCACGCCACACCCTGACCCCGGGGGCCGGTGTGTCGGCCGCCTCCTGGGAGTGGGTCCGCACCCTGGTCCGCCTGGCCGACGACAGCCCGGCCCTGCGCAAGGTGTGGGCGGAGACCTGCCACGGCTCGGAGCGGACCCTCGCCGAGGTCCTCGCCGAGCGGATCGCCCAGGGGGACGACAGGGCGGCAGCCGCCCTCGCGGACTCGGTGCGGCTGCGCTTCGCCGCCGCGGTAGCCGGGGCGGCGGTCAGGGTGGCCGTCGAGCGGTGGGCCCTGTGCGCGGCACACGAGGAGAGCAGGCAGGGGCCGGCCGCACTGGCCCTGCGCAACCTGGAGGCGCTGCGCGACTTCCCCTGGGAGGACATCACCGAGGCCGCACGGCCGCGGTGA
- a CDS encoding helix-turn-helix transcriptional regulator, producing MTTDTPARLLTLLSLLQTPREWPGGELAGRLGVSRRTVRRDIERLRELGYPVQATKGADGGYRLVAGKAMPPLVLDDEEAVAIAVGLRAGAGHAVEGVDEASVRALAKLEQVLPSRLRHRVATLQAAVTPLTHGDGPGIAPETLTVMASTVAGRERLRFAYRAGDGTCTRRLTEPYRLVSTGRRWYLVAYDLDRDDWRTFRVDRVSEPLATGARFTPRELPEGSAAEYLRRSMQRRNDSYELVVAFAVPAETVAARLPGWLGRPEAADDGSCVLRTTASGSLEWMAVRLAMLGLDFRVRQPEELVRHVRDLGERMVRAAATEEEG from the coding sequence ATGACGACGGACACCCCGGCCCGGCTCCTGACGTTGCTCTCCCTCCTCCAGACGCCGCGTGAATGGCCCGGCGGCGAGCTCGCCGGGCGGCTCGGGGTCTCCCGGCGCACGGTCCGCCGGGATATCGAGCGGCTCCGGGAGCTCGGCTACCCCGTGCAGGCCACCAAGGGCGCCGACGGCGGCTACCGGCTGGTCGCGGGCAAGGCGATGCCGCCGCTCGTGCTGGACGACGAGGAGGCGGTGGCGATCGCGGTCGGGCTGCGCGCCGGGGCCGGTCACGCGGTGGAGGGGGTGGACGAGGCGTCGGTACGGGCGCTGGCCAAGCTGGAACAGGTGCTGCCGTCCCGGCTGCGGCACCGGGTGGCCACGCTCCAGGCCGCGGTGACCCCGCTGACCCACGGGGACGGGCCGGGCATCGCGCCCGAGACGCTGACCGTGATGGCGTCGACGGTGGCCGGGCGGGAGCGGCTGCGGTTCGCCTACCGCGCCGGGGACGGCACCTGCACGCGGCGGCTGACCGAGCCGTACCGGCTGGTGTCGACGGGGCGGCGCTGGTACCTCGTGGCGTACGACCTCGACCGCGACGACTGGCGCACCTTCCGGGTCGACCGGGTCAGCGAACCGCTCGCGACCGGGGCCCGGTTCACGCCGCGCGAGCTGCCGGAGGGGAGCGCTGCGGAGTACCTGCGCCGGTCGATGCAGCGGCGCAACGACTCCTACGAGCTGGTCGTCGCCTTCGCCGTACCGGCGGAGACCGTCGCGGCACGGCTGCCCGGCTGGCTGGGGCGGCCGGAGGCGGCGGACGACGGGTCGTGCGTGCTGCGGACGACGGCGTCCGGCTCGCTGGAGTGGATGGCCGTACGGCTGGCCATGCTCGGCCTGGACTTCCGCGTGCGGCAGCCGGAGGAACTGGTGCGCCACGTCCGGGATCTGGGGGAACGGATGGTGCGGGCGGCGGCGACGGAGGAGGAGGGGTGA
- a CDS encoding MFS transporter produces the protein MSFSQKQSTATDPAPAGDRRRWFALAIVMTAAFMDLVDVTIVNIAIPSIQRNEGAGFGQIQWITAGYALAFAAGLITGGRLGDIHGRKRIFLFGIGGFTIASALCGLAVNPEMLVASRILQGAMAALMVPQVLSIVHATFPAHERGKVFGLFGAIVGLGAVSGPLLGALLTEWNLFGLEWRPIFLINLPVGIAGLLLGGRFITESKAPRALKLDLVGVALVTLGLLMLLYPLTRGRELGWPLWGYVSMAGAFAVFAALVAYERRKAARDGSPLVELSLFKVKSFAAGIAVQTVFGVGLGIFFLVWTLYMQTGLGWSPLKAGLTGVPFSIAVSTAAGLSVQKLVPRFGRKVLQAGALAFAAGVLLYVWEAGRYGLAITTWQMALPLVVMGLGMGLIVAPLTDAVLSEVPREHAGAASGLINTVQQMGNALGLGLVSVVFFGVIGDHLAPARIGPAYVDGFRHALGWVAAVMGAIFLLMFALPKRPAQHLEAAAGEQLRTEHDKEPVPAL, from the coding sequence ATGTCCTTCAGTCAGAAGCAGAGCACCGCCACGGACCCCGCCCCCGCCGGAGACCGGCGCCGCTGGTTCGCCCTCGCGATCGTGATGACCGCGGCCTTCATGGATCTGGTCGACGTCACGATCGTCAACATCGCCATCCCGTCCATCCAGCGGAACGAGGGCGCCGGCTTCGGCCAGATCCAGTGGATCACCGCCGGGTACGCGCTGGCCTTCGCCGCCGGCCTGATCACCGGCGGCCGGCTCGGCGACATCCACGGCCGCAAGCGGATCTTCCTGTTCGGCATCGGCGGCTTCACGATCGCTTCGGCGCTGTGCGGCCTGGCCGTGAACCCGGAGATGCTGGTCGCCTCCCGCATCCTCCAGGGCGCCATGGCGGCGCTGATGGTGCCGCAGGTCCTGTCGATCGTGCACGCCACCTTCCCCGCGCACGAACGCGGCAAGGTCTTCGGGCTGTTCGGGGCCATCGTCGGCCTGGGTGCGGTCTCCGGGCCGCTGCTCGGCGCGCTGCTGACCGAGTGGAACCTGTTCGGGCTGGAATGGCGGCCCATCTTCCTCATCAACCTGCCGGTCGGCATCGCGGGCCTGCTCCTCGGCGGCCGTTTCATCACCGAGTCCAAGGCGCCGCGCGCCCTGAAACTGGACCTGGTGGGCGTCGCCCTGGTCACCCTCGGCCTGCTGATGCTGCTCTACCCCCTCACCCGCGGCCGCGAGCTGGGCTGGCCGCTGTGGGGGTACGTCTCCATGGCCGGGGCGTTCGCCGTCTTCGCGGCGCTGGTGGCCTACGAGCGGCGCAAGGCGGCGCGCGACGGGTCCCCGCTGGTCGAACTGTCGCTGTTCAAGGTGAAGAGCTTCGCGGCGGGCATCGCCGTCCAGACGGTCTTCGGGGTCGGGCTCGGCATCTTCTTCCTGGTGTGGACGCTGTACATGCAGACGGGGCTGGGCTGGAGCCCGCTGAAGGCCGGTCTGACGGGGGTGCCGTTCTCGATCGCCGTGTCCACGGCCGCGGGGCTGTCGGTGCAGAAGCTGGTCCCGCGCTTCGGGCGCAAGGTGCTCCAGGCGGGTGCGCTGGCGTTCGCGGCCGGCGTCCTGCTCTACGTCTGGGAGGCCGGGCGGTACGGCCTCGCCATCACCACCTGGCAGATGGCGCTGCCGCTGGTGGTGATGGGCCTGGGCATGGGCCTGATCGTGGCCCCGCTGACGGACGCGGTGCTGTCGGAGGTCCCGCGTGAGCACGCCGGTGCGGCATCGGGACTGATCAACACCGTGCAGCAGATGGGCAACGCGCTGGGCCTCGGCCTGGTGTCGGTGGTCTTCTTCGGGGTGATCGGCGACCATCTGGCGCCGGCCCGGATCGGCCCCGCCTACGTCGACGGCTTCCGGCACGCGCTGGGCTGGGTGGCCGCCGTAATGGGCGCGATCTTCCTGCTGATGTTCGCGCTGCCGAAGCGGCCGGCGCAGCACCTGGAGGCGGCGGCCGGGGAACAGCTCCGGACGGAACACGACAAGGAGCCGGTGCCGGCGCTCTGA
- a CDS encoding DeoR/GlpR family DNA-binding transcription regulator, whose translation MYAPERQQEILRLARDGGRVDVLSLAETFQVTAETIRRDLKALDRAGLVRRVHGGAIPAGRLDFEPDLAERESTAAGEKDRIAQAALAELPTEGTLILDAGTTVARLAAALPLEASLTVVTHSLPIAARLADHPGIQLHLVGGRVRHRTRAAVDAWALRAYGEIRADVLFVAANGFSAEHGLTTPDLAEAAVKRAAVAAARRVVLLADSAKHGQEHFARFAGLDDVDLLITDSGLSPDDTAAIERGGTEVVRA comes from the coding sequence ATGTACGCGCCGGAGCGGCAGCAGGAGATCCTCCGGCTCGCCCGGGACGGCGGCCGGGTGGACGTGCTGTCGCTCGCCGAGACGTTCCAGGTGACGGCCGAGACCATCCGCCGTGACCTGAAGGCCCTCGACCGCGCCGGACTGGTCCGCCGGGTGCACGGCGGCGCCATCCCGGCCGGGCGCCTCGACTTCGAGCCGGACCTCGCCGAGCGCGAGTCGACCGCGGCCGGCGAGAAGGACCGGATCGCCCAGGCGGCCCTCGCGGAACTGCCCACCGAGGGCACCCTGATCCTCGACGCCGGTACGACGGTGGCGCGGCTCGCCGCCGCCCTCCCCCTGGAGGCGTCGCTCACCGTCGTCACCCACAGCCTGCCCATCGCGGCCCGCCTCGCGGACCACCCCGGCATCCAGCTCCACCTCGTCGGGGGCCGCGTGCGCCACCGCACCCGCGCGGCCGTGGACGCCTGGGCGCTGCGCGCCTACGGCGAGATCCGCGCCGACGTCCTCTTCGTCGCCGCCAACGGCTTCTCCGCCGAGCACGGGCTGACCACCCCCGACCTCGCCGAGGCCGCGGTCAAGCGGGCGGCCGTGGCCGCCGCCCGCCGCGTGGTGCTGCTCGCCGACTCCGCCAAGCACGGCCAGGAGCACTTCGCCCGCTTCGCCGGCCTGGACGACGTGGACCTCCTGATCACCGACAGCGGGCTGAGCCCCGACGACACCGCCGCCATCGAGCGCGGCGGCACGGAAGTGGTACGCGCATGA
- the pfkB gene encoding 1-phosphofructokinase: protein MILTVTPNPSLDRTYEIPSLDRGEVVRASGERMDPGGKGVNVSRAVAAAGRRTVAVLPLGGAPGALVADLLDAQGIEVAPVPVAGATRSNIALAEADGVLTKINAPGPELSAAEQELLLETVRRQSRGADWIACCGSLPRGLGPSWYADLVARAHTAGVRIALDTSGPALLRALGERPDVVKPNAEELAEAVGRPLATVGDALKAAGELRERGARAVLASLGADGQLLVDDTGSWFGHARVDTVRSNVGAGDSSLAGFLVAGGTGPEALASAVAHGAAAVRLPGSVMPAPGDLDPAAVTVTADVPEDRPLTEPAS, encoded by the coding sequence ATGATCCTCACCGTCACCCCCAACCCGTCCCTGGACCGCACCTACGAGATCCCCTCCCTGGACCGCGGCGAGGTGGTCCGCGCGAGCGGAGAGCGGATGGACCCGGGCGGCAAGGGCGTGAACGTCTCCCGCGCGGTCGCCGCCGCCGGGCGGCGCACGGTCGCGGTGCTGCCGCTGGGCGGAGCGCCGGGCGCGCTCGTCGCCGACCTGCTCGACGCGCAGGGCATCGAGGTCGCCCCGGTCCCGGTCGCCGGGGCCACCCGCTCCAACATCGCCCTCGCGGAGGCGGACGGCGTCCTGACGAAGATCAACGCGCCGGGCCCGGAGCTGTCGGCGGCGGAGCAGGAACTGCTGCTGGAGACGGTCCGGAGGCAGTCGCGCGGCGCCGACTGGATCGCCTGCTGCGGCAGCCTGCCCCGCGGGCTCGGGCCGTCCTGGTACGCCGATCTGGTCGCGCGGGCGCACACCGCCGGTGTCCGTATCGCGCTGGACACCTCCGGGCCGGCCCTGCTCCGGGCACTGGGCGAGCGGCCCGACGTGGTGAAGCCCAACGCCGAGGAGCTCGCGGAGGCGGTCGGGCGCCCCCTGGCCACCGTGGGCGACGCGCTGAAGGCGGCCGGGGAACTGCGCGAGCGGGGCGCCCGTGCCGTGCTCGCCAGCCTCGGCGCCGACGGCCAGCTGCTCGTGGACGACACGGGCAGTTGGTTCGGCCACGCCCGCGTCGACACCGTACGCAGCAATGTCGGGGCCGGTGACTCCTCCCTCGCCGGATTCCTCGTCGCGGGCGGCACCGGACCCGAGGCCCTCGCCTCCGCGGTCGCCCACGGCGCGGCCGCGGTGCGGCTGCCCGGCAGCGTGATGCCGGCCCCGGGCGATCTCGACCCGGCCGCGGTCACGGTCACGGCCGACGTGCCGGAGGACCGGCCCCTGACGGAGCCGGCGTCATGA
- a CDS encoding PTS fructose transporter subunit IIABC, protein MSDMITADLVDLDLTADTKEAAARALAERMAALGRVTDLEGFLSDVAAREAQMPTGLDGGIGIPHCRSAHVTEPTLAFGRSAHGIDFGAADGPADLIFLIAAPAGADDAHLTILSALARQLMNAEFTGALRSVTDAETAAALIRGEEPEAARRPAGAGTEDTVAAAGAASPTAATAPDDAAAVDTGKGSATATASDDTSAGSATAGDGERPFRIVAVTSCPTGIAHTYMAAEALENAGREAGVEVIVETQGSAGFTRLDPALVEAADGVILAHDVPVRDKDRFAGKPTVDTGVKAAVNRPGELIAEVRAKAARGETAPVTPAATPVERTGEPGEGYGTRLRTWLMSGVSYMVPFVAAGGLLIALGFAIGGYDIDKAPSVTEHFAWAQADSWAALLFQIGGVAFGFLVPVLAGYIAYGMADRPGLVPGFVGGSVSLTVNAGFLGGLAAGLIAGGVVLAIQRVRIPAALRGIMPVVVIPLISSAIVGFLMYVVIGKPIASAQKAMTDWLSGLSGANAVLLGALLGLMMCFDLGGPVNKVAYTFATAGIAVADPSDSAMKIMAAAMAAGMVPPLAMALATTVRGKLFNAAERENGKAAWVLGASFISEGAIPFAAADPLRVIPASMAGGALTGALSMAFGATLRAPHGGIFVVPLIGNPLLYLVAIAAGVCVTAAGVVLLKGLRKPASGAGHPDPGTGEDATAGPGRAQQPVAA, encoded by the coding sequence ATGAGCGACATGATCACCGCGGATCTGGTCGACCTCGACCTGACCGCCGACACCAAGGAAGCCGCGGCACGCGCCCTCGCCGAGCGGATGGCGGCCCTGGGCCGGGTGACCGACCTGGAGGGCTTCCTCTCCGACGTGGCCGCCCGCGAGGCGCAGATGCCCACCGGCCTGGACGGCGGCATCGGCATCCCGCACTGCCGCAGCGCGCACGTCACCGAGCCGACCCTCGCCTTCGGCCGTAGCGCCCACGGCATCGACTTCGGCGCGGCGGACGGCCCCGCCGACCTGATCTTCCTGATCGCCGCGCCGGCCGGCGCCGACGACGCCCATCTGACCATCCTCTCCGCCCTCGCCCGGCAGTTGATGAACGCCGAGTTCACCGGCGCCCTGCGGTCGGTGACGGACGCGGAGACCGCGGCGGCGCTGATCCGCGGGGAGGAGCCGGAAGCGGCCCGGCGGCCCGCCGGGGCGGGCACCGAAGACACCGTGGCGGCGGCGGGAGCGGCCTCTCCCACCGCCGCCACGGCCCCCGACGACGCGGCCGCGGTCGACACCGGCAAGGGGAGCGCCACCGCCACGGCCAGCGATGACACCAGCGCCGGGAGCGCCACCGCCGGGGACGGCGAGCGCCCGTTCCGTATCGTCGCCGTCACCTCCTGCCCCACCGGCATCGCCCACACCTACATGGCCGCCGAGGCGCTGGAGAACGCGGGCCGGGAGGCGGGCGTCGAGGTCATCGTCGAGACGCAGGGATCGGCCGGTTTCACCCGGCTGGACCCGGCCCTCGTCGAGGCCGCGGACGGCGTGATCCTCGCCCACGACGTGCCCGTGCGCGACAAGGACCGCTTCGCCGGTAAGCCGACCGTCGACACCGGCGTGAAGGCCGCCGTCAACCGGCCCGGCGAGCTGATCGCCGAGGTCCGCGCCAAGGCCGCCCGCGGGGAGACCGCCCCGGTGACCCCGGCCGCGACGCCCGTCGAGCGCACCGGCGAGCCCGGCGAGGGCTACGGCACCCGGCTGCGCACATGGCTGATGAGCGGCGTCAGTTACATGGTCCCGTTCGTCGCCGCCGGTGGTCTGCTCATCGCCCTCGGCTTCGCGATCGGCGGCTACGACATCGACAAGGCCCCGTCCGTGACGGAGCACTTCGCCTGGGCGCAGGCGGACAGTTGGGCCGCGCTGCTGTTCCAGATCGGCGGGGTGGCGTTCGGTTTCCTCGTCCCCGTGCTGGCCGGCTACATCGCCTACGGCATGGCCGACCGCCCCGGCCTGGTCCCCGGCTTCGTCGGCGGCTCCGTCTCGCTCACCGTCAACGCGGGCTTCCTCGGCGGCCTGGCCGCCGGTCTGATCGCCGGTGGCGTGGTGCTGGCGATCCAGCGGGTGCGCATCCCGGCGGCCCTGCGCGGCATCATGCCGGTCGTGGTGATCCCGCTGATCTCCTCGGCGATCGTCGGCTTCCTGATGTACGTCGTGATCGGCAAACCCATCGCCTCCGCGCAGAAGGCGATGACCGACTGGCTCAGCGGCCTGTCCGGTGCCAACGCCGTTCTGCTCGGCGCCCTGCTCGGCCTGATGATGTGCTTCGACCTCGGCGGCCCGGTCAACAAGGTCGCCTACACCTTCGCCACCGCCGGCATCGCGGTCGCCGACCCCAGCGACTCCGCCATGAAGATCATGGCCGCGGCGATGGCGGCCGGCATGGTCCCGCCGCTGGCGATGGCCCTGGCGACGACCGTGCGCGGCAAGTTGTTCAACGCCGCCGAGCGGGAGAACGGCAAGGCCGCCTGGGTGCTCGGCGCCTCGTTCATCTCCGAGGGCGCGATCCCGTTCGCCGCGGCCGACCCGCTGCGGGTCATCCCGGCGTCCATGGCGGGCGGCGCGCTCACCGGCGCCCTGTCGATGGCGTTCGGCGCCACCCTGCGCGCCCCGCACGGCGGCATCTTCGTGGTCCCGCTGATCGGCAACCCGCTGCTGTATCTGGTCGCCATCGCCGCGGGCGTCTGCGTCACCGCCGCCGGGGTCGTCCTCCTCAAGGGCCTGCGCAAGCCGGCGTCCGGAGCGGGACACCCGGACCCGGGCACCGGCGAGGACGCGACGGCTGGCCCGGGAAGGGCCCAGCAGCCCGTGGCGGCGTAA
- a CDS encoding DUF6227 family protein, protein MSVPYETAAYEPSESPESPEEHLARLLGRALNSFELPDETIRRLDCALAYDGSLHSAHHSAGLHRETYRHTWLLADGSALTLWELVHNTAQGSEPQAEVYVDEEELRAATARLPLPPETPDFELPVLVQLSPVPAPRHVYTPDDSADHARRLLRRAENPDRPGAETAALLAQASAHQITQAFGRPGRRGRPGLSFSLYEHAFLLRDGREISLWEVEHTATPDGRHMCEVYVSEEAAREAMERRAAQPS, encoded by the coding sequence TTGAGCGTTCCGTACGAGACCGCAGCGTACGAACCATCCGAGTCGCCCGAGTCTCCGGAGGAGCATCTCGCGCGGCTTCTGGGCCGTGCCCTGAACTCGTTCGAACTGCCCGACGAGACGATACGACGACTGGACTGCGCGCTGGCGTACGACGGTTCGCTGCACTCCGCGCACCACAGCGCGGGGCTGCACCGGGAGACGTACCGGCACACATGGCTGCTCGCCGACGGCTCGGCGCTCACGCTCTGGGAGCTCGTCCACAACACCGCCCAGGGCAGTGAGCCGCAGGCCGAGGTGTACGTCGACGAGGAGGAGCTGCGCGCCGCCACCGCCCGGCTGCCGCTGCCGCCGGAGACGCCGGACTTCGAGCTGCCGGTGCTGGTGCAGTTGTCGCCGGTCCCCGCCCCGCGGCACGTCTACACGCCCGACGACTCGGCGGACCACGCGCGCCGGCTGCTGCGCCGCGCGGAGAACCCCGACCGGCCGGGCGCGGAGACGGCCGCCCTGCTCGCGCAGGCGTCCGCGCACCAGATCACCCAGGCGTTCGGCCGCCCCGGCCGGAGGGGCCGGCCCGGGCTGTCCTTCTCCCTGTACGAGCACGCGTTCCTGCTGCGCGACGGCCGGGAGATCTCCCTGTGGGAGGTCGAGCACACGGCGACGCCCGACGGACGCCACATGTGCGAGGTGTACGTCAGCGAGGAGGCGGCCCGCGAGGCGATGGAGCGGCGGGCGGCACAACCGTCCTGA